In Acidiphilium acidophilum, one genomic interval encodes:
- a CDS encoding ribonucleotide-diphosphate reductase subunit beta: MSAIITPPSSIVLPTKFDLLTENPVYKPFRYPWAYEAWLTQQRVHWLPEEVPLADDVKDWHKNLTAGERNLLTQIFRFFTQADVEVNNCYMKHYSQVFKPTEVLMMLSAFSNIETVHIAAYSHLLDTVGMPELEYSAFMKYKEMKDKYDYMHGFRVDNKHEIAKTLAAFGAFTEGLQLFASFAILLNFPRFNKMKGMGQIISWSVRDESLHCLSIIRLFRTFISENPEIWTEELRRELYLTCATIVDHEDAFIDLAFEFGAIEGINGAEVKRYIRFIADRRLQQLGLNPLFHVEKNPLPWLDEMLNAVEHANFFENRATEYSKASTTGSWEDAFSDFVFTSPEPSLLTGV; the protein is encoded by the coding sequence ATGTCCGCCATCATCACCCCGCCCTCATCCATCGTCCTGCCCACCAAATTCGACCTGCTGACCGAAAACCCGGTCTACAAGCCGTTCCGTTACCCCTGGGCCTACGAGGCCTGGTTGACCCAGCAGCGCGTTCACTGGCTGCCCGAGGAAGTCCCGCTGGCCGACGATGTGAAGGACTGGCACAAAAACCTCACCGCCGGCGAGCGCAACCTGCTCACCCAGATCTTCCGCTTCTTCACCCAGGCCGATGTCGAGGTGAACAACTGCTACATGAAGCACTACAGCCAGGTCTTCAAACCGACCGAAGTGCTGATGATGCTCTCGGCGTTCTCGAACATCGAAACCGTCCACATCGCCGCCTATTCCCATCTGCTCGACACTGTCGGCATGCCCGAGCTCGAATACTCCGCCTTCATGAAATACAAGGAAATGAAGGACAAATACGACTACATGCACGGCTTCCGGGTCGACAACAAACACGAAATCGCCAAGACCCTCGCAGCCTTCGGCGCCTTCACAGAGGGGCTGCAGCTGTTCGCCTCCTTCGCCATCCTGCTGAATTTCCCGCGTTTCAACAAAATGAAGGGCATGGGCCAGATCATCTCCTGGTCGGTGCGCGACGAGAGCCTCCACTGCCTCTCGATCATCCGGCTGTTCCGCACCTTCATCTCGGAAAACCCCGAAATCTGGACCGAAGAGCTACGCCGCGAACTCTACCTGACCTGCGCCACCATCGTCGATCATGAAGACGCCTTCATCGACCTCGCCTTCGAATTCGGCGCGATCGAAGGGATCAACGGCGCGGAGGTGAAACGCTATATCCGCTTCATCGCCGACCGCCGCCTCCAGCAGCTCGGCCTCAACCCGCTGTTCCACGTCGAGAAAAACCCGCTCCCCTGGCTCGATGAAATGCTCAACGCGGTCGAACATGCCAATTTCTTCGAGAATCGGGCAACCGAATACAGCAAGGCCTCCACCACCGGCTCATGGGAGGACGCCTTCTCCGATTTCGTCTTCACCTCGCCGGAACCGTCGCTGCTTACCGGAGTCTAA
- a CDS encoding ISAs1 family transposase, protein MEEFAACWQGLEDPRTSNAALHNFHELLMIALCTVLCGGQCAVDMALFARAKESFLRGFLKLENGLPSHDTFSRLFRQIDPEQFSAAFQRFMARFSKTIEGVVAIDGKVLRRSFDHARGKSALHMVSAWGCEQRLVLAQIATDVKSNEITAVPKLLKLLSLKGTIVTTDALNCQRAIAQQIVDQGGDYVLALKGNQGNLHGDVSMFLNGVPCDETNTTRTVDADHGRIETRTATVSDDIAWLQEGHRWPGLAAIGKIVRMRETSTKTTTETAYYLLSTVLSSERFNEVVRSHWGIENRLHWRLDVVMNEDQDRSRLGNSPNNLAVLRHMALNVMQKENATRGSLRGKFKRAGWDDAYLTSLLQLF, encoded by the coding sequence TTGGAGGAATTTGCTGCGTGCTGGCAGGGTTTGGAAGATCCGCGGACCAGTAATGCCGCTTTGCACAACTTCCATGAGCTTTTGATGATAGCCTTGTGCACGGTTCTGTGCGGTGGCCAATGCGCTGTCGACATGGCGCTGTTTGCCCGCGCGAAAGAGTCGTTTCTGCGGGGGTTTCTGAAGCTTGAGAACGGACTACCCAGCCATGACACGTTCAGCCGGCTATTTCGTCAGATCGATCCGGAGCAGTTCAGCGCTGCGTTTCAGCGGTTCATGGCTCGATTTTCCAAGACGATCGAGGGTGTTGTGGCGATCGATGGGAAAGTCCTTCGTCGATCTTTCGATCATGCCCGCGGCAAATCGGCGTTGCATATGGTCAGCGCTTGGGGTTGCGAACAGCGTCTCGTGCTGGCGCAGATCGCCACAGACGTCAAATCCAATGAAATCACCGCAGTGCCGAAACTGTTGAAGTTGCTATCATTGAAAGGCACGATCGTGACAACCGATGCGTTGAACTGCCAGCGTGCGATCGCGCAACAAATCGTCGATCAAGGAGGTGATTACGTTCTCGCGCTGAAGGGGAACCAAGGCAACTTGCATGGTGATGTCTCCATGTTTCTCAACGGCGTGCCGTGCGACGAAACCAATACGACGCGCACAGTCGATGCTGATCATGGTCGTATCGAGACCCGCACCGCAACCGTTTCAGACGATATCGCCTGGTTGCAGGAGGGACACCGATGGCCGGGTCTTGCCGCCATCGGCAAAATTGTCCGTATGCGCGAAACCTCCACCAAAACCACGACTGAGACCGCCTACTACCTGCTCAGCACTGTGCTCTCCAGCGAACGCTTCAATGAGGTTGTCCGGTCACATTGGGGCATTGAAAACCGGCTCCATTGGAGGCTCGATGTCGTCATGAACGAGGATCAGGATCGAAGCAGATTGGGCAATAGCCCAAATAATCTCGCAGTCCTGCGACATATGGCCCTGAACGTCATGCAAAAAGAGAACGCCACCAGGGGCTCCCTGCGCGGCAAATTCAAACGGGCCGGATGGGATGATGCCTACCTCACCAGCCTCCTACAACTATTCTGA
- a CDS encoding IS4 family transposase yields the protein MGIAASKKRDGGRLKDIRAFIDELYAHDLHAKRVDSLSAATLGVMTGASLAVAMIGQALAQARGLVTKHAIKQVDRMLSNESIDVWESFARWVPHLVGSQTDIVVAMDWTDFDGDDQATLALNLVSKHGRAMPLLWLSMWKEELKDQRNAIEDTCLRRLSEVVPPGCRVTILADRGFGDHKLFAYLTELGFAYIIRFRGNIHVTDAAGETRTAADWVGKSGRARKLRGARVTASHAYQVGAVVCVHARDMKEPWCLASSDAVASAGTLIKQYSRRWTIEPSFRDVKDLRFGMGMAEIRIAEPERRDRLLLISAFAMALLTMLGTAGESLGMDRQLKSNTSKTRSHSLFRQGCMLYELIPNMPKHRLLPLMRRFTEMLRSSGIFGNSMPAT from the coding sequence ATGGGAATTGCAGCATCGAAAAAGCGTGATGGTGGGCGGTTGAAGGACATCCGCGCATTCATTGACGAGTTGTATGCCCACGATCTCCACGCCAAACGCGTTGACTCCCTGTCTGCTGCGACACTGGGCGTGATGACCGGCGCGTCGCTCGCCGTCGCGATGATCGGTCAGGCGTTGGCACAGGCGCGCGGGCTGGTGACCAAGCACGCGATCAAGCAGGTTGATCGCATGCTCAGTAACGAGAGTATCGACGTCTGGGAAAGCTTCGCCCGTTGGGTACCGCATCTGGTGGGTTCGCAGACCGACATCGTCGTTGCCATGGACTGGACGGATTTCGACGGCGACGATCAGGCAACGTTGGCGCTCAACCTGGTGAGCAAGCATGGCCGGGCGATGCCTCTGTTGTGGCTGTCGATGTGGAAAGAGGAATTGAAAGATCAGCGCAACGCCATCGAGGATACTTGCCTGCGCCGCCTGTCGGAGGTTGTCCCGCCCGGCTGCCGCGTGACCATCCTGGCCGACCGCGGCTTCGGTGACCACAAGCTGTTCGCGTATCTTACGGAGCTTGGCTTTGCCTATATCATTCGCTTCCGCGGCAACATCCATGTCACCGATGCCGCAGGCGAGACGCGAACCGCGGCGGACTGGGTCGGCAAATCGGGCCGGGCGCGCAAACTGCGTGGTGCGCGCGTCACCGCCTCGCACGCCTATCAGGTCGGTGCCGTGGTGTGCGTACATGCGCGTGACATGAAGGAGCCGTGGTGCCTGGCGAGCAGTGACGCCGTGGCGTCTGCAGGGACATTGATCAAGCAATATTCCCGGCGCTGGACGATCGAACCCAGCTTCAGGGACGTCAAGGATTTGCGTTTTGGGATGGGGATGGCTGAGATCCGCATCGCCGAACCAGAGCGGCGCGATCGGCTGCTGCTCATCAGCGCGTTTGCGATGGCGCTGCTGACCATGCTCGGGACGGCAGGCGAGAGCCTGGGAATGGATCGACAGCTCAAGTCCAACACTTCGAAGACCCGCTCACACTCGTTGTTCCGTCAGGGGTGCATGCTCTATGAATTGATCCCGAACATGCCGAAGCACCGGCTACTGCCCCTGATGCGGCGGTTCACGGAAATGCTGCGCAGCAGCGGCATATTCGGCAATTCCATGCCGGCTACGTAA
- a CDS encoding ribonuclease HII yields MPDLEHERRIGGVVAGVDEVGRGPLAGPVLAAAAILPVALDARILDMIDDSKKLTAEQREAALAAMLDGGALVALGAASVAEIERINILRASLLAMRRAVGRLALKPDHVLVDGTMVPDLAMGCTCMIGGDGISASIAAASIVAKVARDRLMRRLDARYPGYAWGRNAGYGTRAHRDAIVTLGITLHHRRGFGALLKR; encoded by the coding sequence ATGCCTGATCTGGAGCATGAACGGCGGATCGGCGGGGTCGTCGCGGGGGTCGATGAAGTGGGGCGGGGACCGCTCGCGGGGCCGGTTCTGGCGGCGGCGGCGATCCTGCCGGTTGCGCTGGATGCGCGGATTCTGGACATGATCGATGATTCCAAGAAACTGACCGCCGAGCAGCGCGAGGCGGCACTGGCGGCGATGCTGGATGGGGGAGCGTTGGTGGCGCTGGGTGCCGCATCGGTCGCCGAGATCGAGCGGATCAATATTCTGCGGGCGAGTTTATTGGCCATGCGACGGGCAGTCGGGCGGCTGGCGCTGAAGCCCGATCATGTGCTGGTCGATGGCACGATGGTGCCGGACCTGGCGATGGGATGCACATGCATGATCGGCGGCGATGGAATTTCGGCCTCGATCGCGGCGGCCTCGATCGTTGCGAAGGTCGCGCGGGACCGGCTGATGAGGCGGCTCGATGCCCGCTACCCGGGTTATGCCTGGGGGCGCAACGCTGGATATGGAACGCGGGCGCACCGTGATGCCATCGTGACCCTGGGGATCACGCTTCATCACCGGCGCGGCTTTGGCGCGTTATTAAAGCGTTAG
- a CDS encoding NADH-quinone oxidoreductase subunit B family protein, with translation MADRPGDDGGRGDGAAGLLAARLAEAGSVLLGRSLAVRHVDAGSCGGCEISLRGARVLREGLTRFGISMVDDPREADVLLVTGVATATLADAVRRTLEAMAPPRFVVAVGDCALDGGVFKGAPNVVGGAERVVTVDLLIAGCPPSPGRIIAGLVALVEANAPPVKRRSRIEPHA, from the coding sequence ATGGCTGATCGGCCGGGGGACGACGGGGGTCGTGGTGACGGGGCAGCCGGGTTGCTCGCGGCGCGGCTGGCGGAGGCGGGCAGCGTGCTGCTGGGCCGGAGCCTGGCGGTGCGACATGTCGATGCCGGTAGCTGTGGCGGGTGCGAGATTTCGCTGCGGGGCGCGCGGGTGCTGCGGGAGGGGCTGACCCGGTTCGGGATTTCGATGGTCGATGACCCGCGGGAAGCCGATGTCCTGCTGGTGACCGGGGTGGCGACGGCGACGCTGGCGGATGCGGTGCGCCGCACGCTGGAGGCGATGGCCCCGCCGCGCTTTGTGGTCGCGGTCGGCGATTGCGCGCTGGATGGCGGGGTGTTCAAGGGGGCGCCGAACGTAGTGGGGGGTGCGGAACGGGTGGTGACCGTCGATCTGCTGATCGCCGGCTGCCCGCCCTCGCCCGGGCGGATCATTGCCGGGCTGGTGGCGCTGGTCGAGGCGAATGCGCCGCCCGTGAAGCGGCGGAGCAGGATCGAGCCGCATGCCTGA
- a CDS encoding nickel-dependent hydrogenase large subunit — protein sequence MTPDDGAVTGCEVLDPAGWAALGQGDSSLTLCGLFVSEPRVYACFEGPGGTRLVACELVERAYPTLTAGFAAAGWFERLGFDLTGVRAIGGSDQRPAIRQGAAGSDAAWPQFIETRGEGGYQIAAGPVAGTIATPVHRRFTMDRARVVSLEHRLGYTHRGIAGLMRGKSPRVAARFAARIAGDATVAHATAFARAAEAASGVAIPARARGLRTAMLAVERVTTDLVALGDAVERAGDVTYAGLLGRAREAIAMALGEVFGHRLMMDIVVPGGVALDARGEALPQLYKALDGAVFTVRAFGWQRVRRDLAAAAPVAMARARAVRAMAQAARAGFGTLPEGPVALALPNATGMAVGVAESARGKVHHWLDIVDGEIRDGFAIDPSARLLGVLEAAVVGLDFEAADVLMACYGLSTGAIDG from the coding sequence ATGACGCCGGACGATGGCGCGGTGACGGGCTGCGAGGTGCTCGACCCGGCCGGGTGGGCGGCATTGGGCCAGGGTGATTCATCGCTGACCCTGTGCGGGCTCTTCGTGTCCGAGCCGAGAGTTTATGCGTGTTTCGAGGGACCGGGCGGGACGCGGCTGGTGGCGTGCGAACTGGTGGAGCGGGCTTATCCGACGTTGACGGCAGGTTTTGCGGCGGCGGGATGGTTCGAACGGTTGGGCTTCGATTTGACCGGGGTCCGCGCGATCGGGGGCTCCGACCAGCGGCCGGCGATCAGGCAGGGCGCTGCGGGCAGCGATGCGGCGTGGCCCCAGTTTATCGAGACAAGGGGCGAAGGCGGGTATCAGATTGCGGCGGGGCCGGTGGCGGGGACGATTGCGACACCGGTGCACCGGCGGTTCACGATGGATCGGGCGCGGGTGGTCAGCCTCGAACATCGGCTGGGATATACGCATCGGGGGATTGCGGGATTGATGCGTGGCAAGTCACCCCGGGTCGCGGCGCGGTTTGCCGCGCGGATTGCCGGGGATGCGACCGTTGCGCACGCGACCGCCTTTGCCCGGGCGGCGGAGGCGGCGAGCGGCGTTGCGATCCCGGCGCGGGCGCGGGGATTGCGCACGGCGATGCTGGCGGTCGAACGGGTGACCACGGATCTGGTGGCGCTTGGCGATGCGGTGGAACGGGCGGGCGATGTCACCTACGCCGGTTTGCTCGGACGTGCGCGCGAGGCGATTGCAATGGCGCTGGGCGAGGTTTTCGGCCATCGGCTGATGATGGATATCGTGGTGCCGGGCGGCGTGGCGTTGGACGCACGGGGTGAGGCCCTGCCACAGCTGTACAAGGCGCTGGACGGAGCGGTTTTCACCGTCCGCGCGTTCGGCTGGCAGCGGGTGAGGCGCGACCTTGCGGCGGCGGCCCCCGTCGCGATGGCGCGGGCGCGGGCGGTTCGGGCGATGGCACAGGCGGCGCGGGCGGGTTTCGGCACCCTGCCCGAAGGGCCGGTGGCGCTGGCGCTGCCGAATGCGACCGGCATGGCCGTGGGGGTGGCGGAGAGCGCACGGGGGAAGGTGCATCATTGGCTCGATATTGTGGACGGCGAGATCCGTGACGGATTCGCGATCGACCCCTCGGCGCGGTTGCTCGGCGTGCTGGAGGCGGCGGTGGTGGGGCTGGATTTCGAGGCCGCCGATGTGCTGATGGCCTGCTACGGACTTTCGACGGGAGCGATCGATGGCTGA
- a CDS encoding protein-methionine-sulfoxide reductase heme-binding subunit MsrQ, translating into MSTSTIRRRPSIFAVPWRTPAGRFSWLKLVTLILCIAPVPLIGWQWATDNLGARPVHHAMLETGFWAIRFLILCLAVTPARALFDWTRVVMLRRMLGLAAAFYTFAHIVLYAADQDFALGFVLNQMLTVFYLILGTIATVGFIALSLTSTDRAMAAMGRRWKLLHRLIYPIAILSLWHFFLTQKVEIGIAAVPAGLFIFLMLWRTTLPGFRRSIGGVAILAVASVALTALGEAAWYALNSGINPWLVLDANFTTARTTAAMFVAADLVLLIVIMAGRRAQLRMARGDGKV; encoded by the coding sequence ATGAGCACATCCACCATTCGTCGCCGTCCTTCGATCTTCGCGGTACCCTGGCGCACACCGGCTGGGCGGTTTTCGTGGCTGAAGCTCGTCACCCTGATTTTATGCATCGCCCCGGTTCCGTTGATCGGATGGCAATGGGCGACGGACAATCTGGGGGCGCGCCCGGTTCATCATGCCATGCTGGAAACCGGGTTCTGGGCGATCCGGTTTTTGATCCTGTGCCTCGCGGTCACCCCGGCGCGGGCATTGTTCGACTGGACGCGGGTGGTGATGCTACGCCGCATGCTGGGGCTGGCGGCAGCATTCTATACGTTCGCGCATATCGTGCTCTACGCCGCCGATCAGGATTTCGCGCTCGGTTTCGTGCTCAACCAGATGCTGACGGTATTCTATCTCATCCTCGGGACGATCGCGACGGTCGGGTTCATCGCCCTGTCGCTGACCTCGACCGACCGGGCGATGGCCGCGATGGGCCGGCGCTGGAAGCTGCTGCACCGGTTGATCTATCCGATCGCGATTTTATCGCTCTGGCATTTCTTTCTGACCCAGAAGGTCGAAATCGGCATCGCGGCGGTCCCGGCGGGGTTGTTCATATTCCTGATGCTGTGGCGGACCACCCTGCCCGGGTTTCGCCGCTCGATCGGCGGGGTGGCGATACTGGCCGTGGCGAGCGTGGCCCTGACGGCGCTGGGCGAGGCGGCATGGTATGCGCTGAACTCGGGCATCAATCCGTGGCTGGTGCTCGATGCCAATTTCACCACGGCGCGAACCACGGCGGCGATGTTCGTCGCGGCGGATCTGGTCCTGCTGATCGTCATCATGGCCGGGCGTCGTGCCCAGCTCCGCATGGCGCGAGGCGACGGCAAGGTTTAG
- the putA gene encoding bifunctional proline dehydrogenase/L-glutamate gamma-semialdehyde dehydrogenase PutA codes for MAGSIRAIRHDETSGDPAPFDAFLRDIHPETALRAAITASYRRPEPEAVAAILDEATLAPADQAQAQRTARHLITVLRARGHSGLVETLLQEYALSSQEGVALMCLAEALLRIPDTATRDALIRDKIGAGNWRNHLGESPSLFVNAATWGLLLTGKLTATASEAGLGSALTRLLTRGGEPIVRRGVNIAMRLMGEQFVMGQTIGEALNNARKREARGFLYSYDMLGEAALTAADAGRYYRDYEQAIHAIGVAAAGRGLYTGPGISVKLSALHPRYSRAQRGRVMTELAPRLTALALLARRYDIGLNIDAEEADRLDLSLDLLERLCFEPELAGWHGIGFVVQAYQKRAPRVIDFLVDLARRSGHRLMVRLVKGAYWDSEIKRAQVDGLEGFPVYTRKIHTDVSYLACARKMLAAGAEIFPQFATHNALTLASIHAMAAPYAPGRYEFQCLHGMGEALYDEVVGPQKLGVPCRIYAPVGTHETLLAYLVRRLLENGANSSFVNKLADPEVEIEALLDDPVAASRRIIPPGAGHEKISLPAAIFGRRRNSSGLDLSNEQRLAELATGLAAGRTIAWSAGADGAEAADPVRVIVNPADRADRVGTVVEATSATIMAALASATASTWRSVPAADRAARLERAAELLEDRRAILVGLIAREAGKTIPAALGEVREAVDFLRYYAEEVSKLDDAAHRPLGVVVAISPWNFPLAIFTGQVAAALAAGNAVLAKPAEETPLIAAETVRILHEAGVPRDAVTLVPGDGTVGAALVGDARVGGGVFTGSTGVARLIQRQLALRLDATGHPVPLIAETGGQNAMLVDSSALLEQAVGDIVTSAFDSAGQRCSALRILLVQEDIADALITMLKGAMAELSLGRPDRLDSDIGPVISAAAREGILAHVAAMRRSGYRVFSIPPNDTCQTGWFVPPTMIEIPDPGVLGAEVFGPVLHIVRYAARDRDRMIDAVNALGYGLTFGIHSRIDETIEHVTRRITAGNIYVNRNIIGAVVGVQPFGGHGMSGTGPKAGGPLYIRRLMAQHPGFDERCGMTMELQGPVGEQNIYRLQPRGTVLCHAATAAGAARQIAACAASGNDALVLCPEPLAATIGSARLANRQTLSSERFDAVLFEGDAATLRDLLHDLARRDGPIIPVYCGNADGDYPLAFLSVEQAVSINTAAAGGNASLMAIG; via the coding sequence ATGGCGGGCTCCATCAGGGCGATCAGGCACGACGAGACCTCCGGCGATCCCGCCCCGTTCGATGCCTTCCTCCGCGATATCCACCCAGAGACAGCATTGCGAGCCGCGATCACCGCAAGCTACCGCCGCCCCGAGCCCGAAGCGGTCGCCGCGATCCTCGATGAAGCGACCCTCGCCCCCGCCGATCAGGCGCAGGCGCAGCGGACCGCGCGCCACCTGATCACCGTGCTGCGCGCCCGTGGCCATAGCGGGCTGGTCGAAACCCTGCTTCAGGAATACGCCCTCTCCAGCCAGGAAGGTGTCGCGCTGATGTGCCTCGCCGAGGCGCTGCTGCGAATCCCCGATACCGCGACGCGCGATGCCCTGATCCGCGACAAGATCGGCGCGGGCAACTGGCGCAACCATCTCGGCGAAAGCCCCTCGCTCTTCGTCAACGCCGCCACCTGGGGCCTGCTGCTCACCGGCAAGCTAACCGCGACGGCGAGCGAAGCGGGGCTGGGCTCGGCACTGACCCGGTTGCTGACGCGGGGCGGCGAACCCATCGTCCGGCGCGGCGTGAACATCGCCATGCGGCTGATGGGCGAGCAGTTCGTCATGGGCCAGACCATCGGCGAGGCCCTGAACAATGCCCGCAAACGCGAGGCGCGCGGCTTCCTCTATTCCTACGACATGCTCGGCGAAGCCGCCCTCACCGCCGCCGATGCCGGGCGGTATTATCGCGATTACGAACAGGCGATCCACGCGATCGGCGTCGCCGCCGCCGGACGCGGCCTCTATACCGGGCCGGGGATTTCAGTGAAACTTTCCGCCCTGCATCCGCGTTACAGCCGGGCACAGCGGGGCCGGGTGATGACCGAGTTGGCCCCGCGCCTGACCGCGCTGGCCCTGCTGGCACGGCGCTACGATATCGGGCTGAACATCGATGCCGAGGAAGCCGACCGGCTCGATCTCTCGCTCGACCTGCTCGAACGCCTCTGCTTCGAGCCGGAACTCGCCGGTTGGCACGGGATCGGCTTCGTGGTGCAGGCGTATCAGAAACGGGCTCCCCGCGTGATCGATTTCCTGGTCGATCTCGCCCGGCGGAGCGGCCACCGCCTGATGGTGCGGCTGGTCAAGGGCGCCTACTGGGATTCCGAAATCAAGCGCGCGCAGGTCGATGGGCTGGAAGGCTTCCCGGTCTATACCCGCAAGATCCACACCGATGTCTCCTACCTCGCCTGCGCGCGAAAAATGCTGGCGGCGGGCGCTGAAATCTTCCCTCAGTTCGCGACCCATAACGCCCTGACGCTGGCCAGCATCCACGCAATGGCGGCCCCTTACGCGCCGGGACGCTATGAGTTCCAGTGCCTGCACGGCATGGGCGAGGCGCTGTATGACGAGGTGGTCGGGCCGCAGAAACTCGGCGTGCCGTGCCGGATCTACGCGCCGGTCGGCACCCATGAGACCTTGCTGGCCTATCTGGTGCGGCGGCTGCTCGAAAACGGCGCGAACAGTTCCTTCGTCAATAAACTGGCCGATCCGGAGGTTGAGATCGAGGCGTTGCTCGATGATCCGGTTGCGGCAAGCCGGCGGATCATCCCACCCGGCGCGGGTCACGAAAAAATCAGCCTCCCCGCCGCGATCTTCGGCAGGCGACGCAACTCATCCGGCCTCGACCTCTCGAACGAACAGCGACTGGCGGAACTGGCCACCGGCCTCGCCGCCGGCCGCACCATCGCGTGGTCGGCTGGCGCGGATGGGGCGGAGGCAGCCGATCCGGTGCGGGTGATCGTCAACCCGGCGGATCGCGCCGATCGGGTCGGCACGGTGGTCGAGGCGACATCGGCGACGATCATGGCGGCGCTGGCTTCGGCCACGGCATCGACATGGCGATCGGTGCCGGCGGCGGACCGGGCGGCCCGTCTCGAACGGGCTGCAGAACTTCTGGAGGATCGCCGCGCGATCCTGGTCGGGTTGATCGCGCGCGAAGCCGGCAAGACCATCCCGGCAGCGCTCGGCGAGGTTCGCGAGGCGGTGGATTTCCTGCGTTACTACGCGGAGGAGGTTTCCAAACTCGATGATGCGGCGCATCGTCCTCTGGGGGTCGTGGTCGCGATCAGCCCGTGGAATTTTCCGCTGGCGATTTTCACCGGCCAGGTCGCGGCGGCGCTGGCGGCGGGCAATGCCGTGCTCGCCAAGCCCGCCGAGGAAACCCCGCTCATCGCCGCCGAAACGGTCCGCATTCTGCACGAAGCCGGGGTGCCGCGCGATGCCGTCACCCTCGTCCCGGGCGACGGCACGGTCGGGGCCGCTCTGGTCGGGGATGCCAGGGTCGGCGGCGGCGTCTTCACCGGCTCGACCGGCGTGGCGCGGCTGATCCAGCGACAACTCGCTTTGCGGCTCGATGCGACGGGACATCCCGTGCCATTGATCGCCGAAACCGGCGGCCAGAACGCGATGCTGGTCGATTCATCCGCCCTGCTGGAGCAGGCGGTCGGGGACATCGTGACCTCGGCCTTCGATTCGGCAGGCCAGCGCTGTTCGGCCCTGCGCATTCTGCTGGTGCAGGAGGATATCGCCGATGCGCTGATCACCATGCTGAAAGGCGCGATGGCGGAATTGAGCCTCGGCCGGCCGGACCGGCTGGACAGCGATATCGGACCGGTGATCAGCGCGGCGGCGCGCGAGGGCATTCTGGCTCATGTCGCGGCGATGCGCCGGTCCGGGTACCGGGTGTTCAGCATCCCGCCGAACGATACCTGCCAAACCGGCTGGTTCGTCCCGCCCACGATGATCGAAATCCCCGATCCTGGCGTGCTGGGCGCCGAGGTTTTCGGGCCGGTGCTGCACATCGTGCGGTATGCCGCGCGTGACCGGGACCGGATGATCGATGCGGTGAATGCGCTCGGCTACGGCCTGACCTTCGGCATCCACAGCCGGATCGACGAGACGATCGAGCACGTGACCCGGCGGATCACGGCGGGGAATATCTACGTCAATCGCAACATCATCGGCGCGGTGGTCGGCGTTCAGCCATTCGGCGGCCATGGAATGTCGGGTACCGGCCCGAAGGCGGGCGGGCCGCTCTATATCCGCCGGCTGATGGCGCAGCACCCCGGTTTCGATGAGCGGTGCGGGATGACCATGGAATTGCAAGGTCCAGTCGGTGAACAGAATATCTATCGGCTCCAGCCGCGCGGCACCGTGCTGTGCCATGCGGCGACCGCAGCGGGTGCCGCACGTCAGATCGCGGCCTGTGCTGCGAGCGGCAATGACGCGCTGGTGCTTTGCCCGGAGCCGCTCGCCGCGACGATCGGTTCAGCCCGGCTCGCCAACCGGCAGACCCTGTCATCCGAGCGGTTCGATGCGGTGCTGTTCGAGGGCGATGCCGCGACATTGCGTGACCTGCTGCACGATCTCGCCCGGCGGGACGGGCCGATCATCCCGGTTTACTGCGGAAATGCGGATGGGGATTATCCGCTGGCCTTCCTGAGCGTGGAGCAAGCGGTGAGCATCAACACCGCGGCGGCCGGCGGAAATGCGAGCCTGATGGCCATCGGTTAG